In Scatophagus argus isolate fScaArg1 chromosome 14, fScaArg1.pri, whole genome shotgun sequence, the following proteins share a genomic window:
- the msna gene encoding moesin a isoform X1 produces MCVRDISVRVTTMDAELEFAIQPNTTGKQLFDQVVKTIGLREVWYFGLQYQDTKGFSTWLKLNKKVTAQDVRKESPLLFKFRAKFFPEDVSEELIQDATQRLFFLQVKEGILNDDTYCPPETAVLLASYAVQAKYADYNKEVHTPGYLSSEQLLPQRVLDQHKLNKDQWEERIQVWHEEHKGMMREESMMEYLKIAQDLEMYGVNYFSIKNKKGTELWLGVDALGLNIYEQNDKMTPKIGFPWSEIRNISFNDKKFVIKPIDKKAPDFVFYAPRLRINKRILALCMGNHELYMRRRKPDTIEVQQMKAQAREEKNHKKMERALLENEKRKRELAEKEKEKIEREKEELMEKLKQIEDQTKKAQQELEEQTQRALELEQERKRANEEAERLEAELRSAEDSKMALLQQSENQMKNQEHLATELAELTSKISLLEDAKKKKADEAAEWQQKATMVQEDLEKTKEELKNKVMAAHIQEPLNAENEHDENDESSAEASAEFTAAATYKDRSEEERMTEAEKNERLQKHLLALSSELANARDESKKTVNDIIHAENMRAGRDKYKTLRQIRSGNTKQRIDEFECM; encoded by the exons gtCGTTAAGACCATTGGGCTCCGGGAGGTTTGGTACTTTGGACTCCAGTACCAGGACACAAAGGGTTTCTCCACATGGCTCAAGCTCAATAAGAAG GTGACGGCCCAGGATGTGAGGAAGGAAAGCCCGCTGCTGTTTAAGTTTCGTGCCAAGTTCTTCCCTGAGGATGTGTCGGAGGAGTTAATCCAGGACGCCACACAGCGGCTGTTCTTCCTGCAGGTGAAGGAGGGAATCTTAAATGACGACACCTACTGCCCTCCAGAGACAGCAGTCCTCCTGGCCTCCTACGCAGTGCAGGCCAAGTATGCCGACTACAACAAGGAGGTCCACACACCAGGCTATCTGTCCAGTGAGCAGCTGCTCCCTCAGAG AGTTCTGGACCAGCACAAGCTCAACAAGGACCAGTGGGAGGAGAGGATTCAAGTGTGGCACGAAGAACACAAGGGCATGATGAG AGAGGAATCCATGATGGAGTATCTAAAGATCGCCCAAGATCTCGAGATGTACGGAGTCAACTACTTCAGCATCAAGAACAAGAAAGGAACAGAACTGTGGTTGGGAGTGGACGCTTTGGGCCTCAACATTTACGAACAGAATGACAA AATGACACCCAAAATTGGATTTCCCTGGAGTGAAATCAGGAACATTTCCTTCAATGACAAGAAATTTGTGATTAAACCAATTGACAAGAAAGCACCC gACTTTGTATTCTATGCTCCGAGACTCCGCATCAACAAGCGCATTCTGGCTCTTTGCATGGGCAACCATGAGCTGTATATGCGCCGCCGCAAACCTGACACCATCGAAGTGCAGCAGATGAAGGCCCAGGCACGCGAGGAGAAGAACCACAAGAAGATGGAGAG AGCTCTGCTGGAGaatgagaagaggaaaagagaacttgcagaaaaggaaaaggaaaagattgaaagggaaaaggaagaaTTAATGGAGAAATTAAAGCAGATTGAGGATCAGACGAAAAAAGCCCAACAAG agCTTGAGGAGCAAACACAGCGGGCTCTGGAGttggagcaggagaggaagagggctAATGAGGAGGCTGAACGTTTGGAGGCTGAGCTGAGAAGTGCTGAGGATTCCAAGATGGCGCTGCTGCAGCAGTCAGAGAACCAGATGAAGAACCAAGAACACCTG GCCACAGAGTTGGCTGAGCTGACTTCAAAGATTTCCCTCCTGGAGGatgccaagaagaagaaggcggATGAGGCGGCAGAATGGCAGCAGAAG GCTACCATGGTGCAGGAGGACCTGGAGAAGACCAAAGAGGAACtcaaaaacaaagtgatggCGGCTCACATTCAGGAGCCGCTCAATGCCGAGAACGAGCATGACGAGAACGACGAGAGCAGCGCTGAGGCCAGCGCTGAGTTCACAGCCGCCGCCACGTACAAGGACCGCAGTGAAGAGGAGCGCATGACTGAGGCTGAGAAGAATGAACGTTTGCAGAAGCATCTACTC GCTTTAAGCTCAGAGTTGGCCAACGCTCGGGACGAGAGCAAGAAAACAGTGAACGACATAATCCACGCAGAGAACATGCGAGCAGGACGAGACAAGTACAAGACCCTCAGACAGATCCGGTCAGGAAACACCAAACAGCGCATCGATGAGTTCGAATGCATGTGA
- the msna gene encoding moesin a isoform X2, producing MPKTISVRVTTMDAELEFAIQPNTTGKQLFDQVVKTIGLREVWYFGLQYQDTKGFSTWLKLNKKVTAQDVRKESPLLFKFRAKFFPEDVSEELIQDATQRLFFLQVKEGILNDDTYCPPETAVLLASYAVQAKYADYNKEVHTPGYLSSEQLLPQRVLDQHKLNKDQWEERIQVWHEEHKGMMREESMMEYLKIAQDLEMYGVNYFSIKNKKGTELWLGVDALGLNIYEQNDKMTPKIGFPWSEIRNISFNDKKFVIKPIDKKAPDFVFYAPRLRINKRILALCMGNHELYMRRRKPDTIEVQQMKAQAREEKNHKKMERALLENEKRKRELAEKEKEKIEREKEELMEKLKQIEDQTKKAQQELEEQTQRALELEQERKRANEEAERLEAELRSAEDSKMALLQQSENQMKNQEHLATELAELTSKISLLEDAKKKKADEAAEWQQKATMVQEDLEKTKEELKNKVMAAHIQEPLNAENEHDENDESSAEASAEFTAAATYKDRSEEERMTEAEKNERLQKHLLALSSELANARDESKKTVNDIIHAENMRAGRDKYKTLRQIRSGNTKQRIDEFECM from the exons gtCGTTAAGACCATTGGGCTCCGGGAGGTTTGGTACTTTGGACTCCAGTACCAGGACACAAAGGGTTTCTCCACATGGCTCAAGCTCAATAAGAAG GTGACGGCCCAGGATGTGAGGAAGGAAAGCCCGCTGCTGTTTAAGTTTCGTGCCAAGTTCTTCCCTGAGGATGTGTCGGAGGAGTTAATCCAGGACGCCACACAGCGGCTGTTCTTCCTGCAGGTGAAGGAGGGAATCTTAAATGACGACACCTACTGCCCTCCAGAGACAGCAGTCCTCCTGGCCTCCTACGCAGTGCAGGCCAAGTATGCCGACTACAACAAGGAGGTCCACACACCAGGCTATCTGTCCAGTGAGCAGCTGCTCCCTCAGAG AGTTCTGGACCAGCACAAGCTCAACAAGGACCAGTGGGAGGAGAGGATTCAAGTGTGGCACGAAGAACACAAGGGCATGATGAG AGAGGAATCCATGATGGAGTATCTAAAGATCGCCCAAGATCTCGAGATGTACGGAGTCAACTACTTCAGCATCAAGAACAAGAAAGGAACAGAACTGTGGTTGGGAGTGGACGCTTTGGGCCTCAACATTTACGAACAGAATGACAA AATGACACCCAAAATTGGATTTCCCTGGAGTGAAATCAGGAACATTTCCTTCAATGACAAGAAATTTGTGATTAAACCAATTGACAAGAAAGCACCC gACTTTGTATTCTATGCTCCGAGACTCCGCATCAACAAGCGCATTCTGGCTCTTTGCATGGGCAACCATGAGCTGTATATGCGCCGCCGCAAACCTGACACCATCGAAGTGCAGCAGATGAAGGCCCAGGCACGCGAGGAGAAGAACCACAAGAAGATGGAGAG AGCTCTGCTGGAGaatgagaagaggaaaagagaacttgcagaaaaggaaaaggaaaagattgaaagggaaaaggaagaaTTAATGGAGAAATTAAAGCAGATTGAGGATCAGACGAAAAAAGCCCAACAAG agCTTGAGGAGCAAACACAGCGGGCTCTGGAGttggagcaggagaggaagagggctAATGAGGAGGCTGAACGTTTGGAGGCTGAGCTGAGAAGTGCTGAGGATTCCAAGATGGCGCTGCTGCAGCAGTCAGAGAACCAGATGAAGAACCAAGAACACCTG GCCACAGAGTTGGCTGAGCTGACTTCAAAGATTTCCCTCCTGGAGGatgccaagaagaagaaggcggATGAGGCGGCAGAATGGCAGCAGAAG GCTACCATGGTGCAGGAGGACCTGGAGAAGACCAAAGAGGAACtcaaaaacaaagtgatggCGGCTCACATTCAGGAGCCGCTCAATGCCGAGAACGAGCATGACGAGAACGACGAGAGCAGCGCTGAGGCCAGCGCTGAGTTCACAGCCGCCGCCACGTACAAGGACCGCAGTGAAGAGGAGCGCATGACTGAGGCTGAGAAGAATGAACGTTTGCAGAAGCATCTACTC GCTTTAAGCTCAGAGTTGGCCAACGCTCGGGACGAGAGCAAGAAAACAGTGAACGACATAATCCACGCAGAGAACATGCGAGCAGGACGAGACAAGTACAAGACCCTCAGACAGATCCGGTCAGGAAACACCAAACAGCGCATCGATGAGTTCGAATGCATGTGA